The genomic region TCGCCAGATACGCCGGCTGCGCCGCATATTTGCAGGCGATCGCGGCATAGCCCTCGTCGTCCTCGGCGACCCAGTCGTCGAGACCGACCGCAGCCACGATCGAACCACCGGCACGCGACGAGGCGCCGTTGCCAAGCTTGGCCACGACCGGAACGCCCGCATAGAGCGATTCCCAGGTGCTGACGCCGCCGTTTTGCGGGAATGTATCGAGCGATATATCGACGTTCGCAAACGCCCGCAGGTGCTCGGGGCGCGGCGACGAGCCCAGGCAGGTGACATTCTCCTCGGCAACGCCCTGTGCCACGAACCGCGCGACCAAATTGTCGCGCAGTATGGGATCGTCAAGCAGAGTATGCTTGATGATGATCTTCGAACCCGTCACCTCGCGCATCACTTTCGACCACACCTCGATGGCCTCGTCTGAGATCTTGTAGATGCGGTTGAACACGCCGAAGGTGACATGGCCGTTGCGGAGCATGGGCGGCTCCGATGCAGGTAGATCCAAAATGGGATCGATCGTGATCAGGCACGGCAGGTCGTAGACCTTTTCAGCCAGCAGATGGCGCGCCGATTGCGGAATGAAGACCGGATCCGCGAGCACGTAGTCCATGGTCTGAAGGCCCGTGCCCGTGGCGTGACCAAACCCGGAGACTTGGATCGGGGCCGGCTTGCGGGCGAAGACATGGAGCCTGTTGCCGGTCGTGTGCCCGGATACGTCGATCAGGATATCGACCTTGTCGGCCTGGATGCGATCGGCCAACTCGTCATCCGACATCTGCCAGGCGTCGACCCAGACATCCGCCGAGGACCTAAATGCGGCGGTCATCTCATCTCTTACCGGCGAGCACGAATAGCAGACGATCTCAAACCTGGCGTGATCATGATGGCGCAGCACCGGCAACAGAGCGAACGCCGCCGAGTGATGCCAAAACTCGGCAGCAACATAGCCGACCACGATCCGCCTGTCGGGATCAAGCTGCCGGGGGGCAAGAGTCCTTCGCGGCAACTTCGAGCCGATCGCGTCCCACCACTGCTTTCGTGCGGCCTGCTGAACCGCGAAATCGGCCTCGGAGAGATAGTCGAGGAAGAAGATCTTCCGGCCGATCAAGGATGCATCCGGCACAATGGCCAGCGCCGCATCGAGAAGCTCGATCGCCGACGCGATCTCTCCCTGATTTGCAAAACAAGCGCTCAGCAGCGCCATCGCGATCGCTGAGCGTGGATATTCCTCCAGCAACATGGTGCAGGCTAAAATCGCTTGCGCCGTGTTTCCCATGGCGAGCGCGACTTGTGCCTTCCCCTGCAAGGCCACCTCGAGCTTGGGCGCAAGCGCAAGGGCCGCGTCGAAATCCGCCGCCGCCTGTTCCAACCTCGACGTCTCAAGATTGAGCCGTCCACGGTTCGCCAGGATTTTCGCCGAGCCTGGCCTGATCGCGAGCGCCGCCTCCAGCGCGCCTTTGGCCTCGTCGAAGTTTTTGAGCTCGATATTGACCAAACCTTTGCCGACGAGCGCCTCGACGTTTCGCGGCTGAAACAACAGTGCGCGCTCGAAGCTCTGTTTGGCGCGATCAAGCTGGCGCAGCGCGAGCTCTGCCAGGCCGCGATTGCAAAGCGCATCGGCATGATCGGGCTTCAGCCCGATCGCGCGATCGTACAGTTCGATAGCCTGCTCGACGCGGTTTAGATGCAACAAGGTATTGCCGAGATTGGCCAAGGCCATCGGGAAGCTGGGCTTCAACGCGATGGCTCTCTCCAGGGACGTACGCGCGTCCTCATATTCCCCAAGTGCGAAATGCGTGGCTCCCAAATCGGAAAAAGCCTGTGCCGAGCGTGGGTCGACCGTCACGGCATATTTGAGGGCCTGTTTCGCTGCCTCGAAGTGTCGGCTCGCGAACGCGCCCAAGCCAAGCAGGTGCAAGGCGCCGAAATGCTCCGGAAGTTCATTCAGGATCTGGCGGCAGAGCGCCTCGGTCTCCGCATACCGGCCCTGGCCATAGGCCGCATTCGCGGTCGAAATGATCGCGTCCGCCTGCTTCTTCAATTTCTTCTGCAATCGCGCGTTCTGGAACGCGCGCGCGCCGGCGCCGCTGCTCTGCAAGGATTCTCTCCGGAGGATGCCCGAGACGATTCTAGCTGATTCGCGGCCAGAGCCGCCGGTTTAGGCGGCCCGGCAATCCCCCGGAAGATGCCGGTGCCCAACCCGGGCCTCGCCTACGCAACGTCAGCGTTATCCGCGGCGGCGGCACAATAGTCGCGCCAGAACTTTCGGTAACCCGCCTCGAGCTCCCGCGTGTAGGTCTCGACATTGCCGGCGGGCGAAGCCGCGATCCGGGCCGGCAATTCCGTGCGCAATTTCGCCAGATAATCGGGCTGTGACGCAAACCTGCGAGCAATCTCGACATAGCCATTGTCATCTTCGGCCACCCAGTCGCCGAGGCCGACGGCAGTCACGATAGAGGCGCCGGCACGCGAGGAGGCCCCGATGCCGAGCTTGGCCACGACGGGAACGCCCTTGTAGAGAGATTCCCAGGTGCTGATGCCGCCATTTTGCGGGAACGTGTCGAGGGACATATCGACCTGGGCGAAAGCCGCCAGATGGTCGTCGCGCGAGGTGGTGCCGAGGCAGGTGATGTTCTCCTCGACAACGCCCTGCGCGAGGAAACGCGCGACCAGACTATCGCGCAGCAGGGGATCATCGAGCAGACCATGCTTGAGGACCATCTTCGATCCCGGCAACTCCCGCATGATGCGCGACCACACACGGATCGCATCATCCGATATTTTGTAGATGCGGTTGAACACGCCAAAGGTGACGTAGCCGTTGCGGAGCATCGGCAGCTCCGAAGGCGCCAGATCCGAGACAGGCTCCATGGTG from Bradyrhizobium lupini harbors:
- a CDS encoding glycosyltransferase family 41 protein — its product is MQSSGAGARAFQNARLQKKLKKQADAIISTANAAYGQGRYAETEALCRQILNELPEHFGALHLLGLGAFASRHFEAAKQALKYAVTVDPRSAQAFSDLGATHFALGEYEDARTSLERAIALKPSFPMALANLGNTLLHLNRVEQAIELYDRAIGLKPDHADALCNRGLAELALRQLDRAKQSFERALLFQPRNVEALVGKGLVNIELKNFDEAKGALEAALAIRPGSAKILANRGRLNLETSRLEQAAADFDAALALAPKLEVALQGKAQVALAMGNTAQAILACTMLLEEYPRSAIAMALLSACFANQGEIASAIELLDAALAIVPDASLIGRKIFFLDYLSEADFAVQQAARKQWWDAIGSKLPRRTLAPRQLDPDRRIVVGYVAAEFWHHSAAFALLPVLRHHDHARFEIVCYSCSPVRDEMTAAFRSSADVWVDAWQMSDDELADRIQADKVDILIDVSGHTTGNRLHVFARKPAPIQVSGFGHATGTGLQTMDYVLADPVFIPQSARHLLAEKVYDLPCLITIDPILDLPASEPPMLRNGHVTFGVFNRIYKISDEAIEVWSKVMREVTGSKIIIKHTLLDDPILRDNLVARFVAQGVAEENVTCLGSSPRPEHLRAFANVDISLDTFPQNGGVSTWESLYAGVPVVAKLGNGASSRAGGSIVAAVGLDDWVAEDDEGYAAIACKYAAQPAYLARLRSDLPARIAASPAGNVEIYTREVEAGYRQFWRDYCAVASEGGEGA